The Nocardia arthritidis genome has a window encoding:
- the bioD gene encoding dethiobiotin synthase — MSLLFVTGTSTEVGKTVVTAAVAAAARAAGRSVAVCKPAQTGVAPGEPGDLAEIERLTGIGGGLELARYPEPLAPDTAARRAGMRELTLAETASAIAEFDTFDLTLVEGAGGLLVRLGDFTLLDLARKLDAPVLLVVASGLGTLNNSELTTRALEFAGVRCAGLVIGSWPAAPDLASECNRDDLPRVTGVPVVGSIPEGVGAWDRERFTAAAPGWIAPGWLP, encoded by the coding sequence GGTGGCGGCCGCCGCGCGCGCGGCCGGGCGATCCGTCGCCGTCTGCAAACCCGCGCAAACCGGTGTCGCGCCCGGAGAACCCGGCGATCTGGCGGAGATCGAACGGCTCACCGGGATCGGCGGCGGCTTGGAACTCGCCCGGTATCCCGAACCGCTCGCGCCGGACACCGCAGCGCGTCGCGCGGGGATGCGCGAGCTGACCTTGGCCGAAACAGCCTCGGCCATCGCGGAATTCGATACCTTCGACCTGACCCTGGTCGAGGGCGCGGGTGGGTTGCTGGTGCGACTGGGCGATTTCACGCTGCTGGATCTGGCACGCAAGCTCGACGCGCCAGTGCTTTTGGTGGTCGCCTCCGGTCTCGGGACGTTGAATAACAGTGAGTTGACCACACGGGCACTGGAATTCGCGGGGGTGCGGTGCGCGGGGCTGGTGATCGGGTCTTGGCCTGCCGCACCGGATCTGGCATCGGAATGCAACCGGGACGATCTGCCGCGGGTTACCGGGGTGCCGGTTGTCGGGTCCATTCCGGAGGGCGTCGGGGCGTGGGACCGGGAGCGGTTCACCGCCGCCGCACCGGGATGGATCGCACCCGGTTGGCTGCCGTAG
- a CDS encoding tautomerase family protein has protein sequence MPFYQCLVPAGSLDADTRTELAEAITDVHTSLTDAPRGFVNVLFVEYDPEAYFTAGKPNRCTVINGTIRAGRDHKVRTELLTKLSEAWTSLTGQDPTTLIVGLNEVDPTSVMEAGVILPAPGDEQAWIELNSAKLGERLSAR, from the coding sequence ATGCCGTTCTATCAATGCCTGGTTCCCGCGGGATCACTGGATGCCGACACACGGACCGAGCTGGCGGAAGCCATTACCGACGTGCACACTTCCCTGACCGACGCCCCGCGCGGATTCGTCAACGTCCTGTTTGTCGAGTACGATCCGGAAGCCTATTTCACCGCCGGTAAGCCGAACAGATGCACCGTGATCAACGGCACAATTCGAGCGGGCCGTGATCATAAAGTGCGTACCGAACTGCTCACGAAATTATCCGAGGCATGGACTTCCCTGACGGGCCAAGATCCGACGACGCTCATCGTCGGGCTGAACGAGGTCGACCCGACCTCCGTTATGGAGGCGGGGGTGATCCTGCCCGCCCCCGGCGATGAACAAGCCTGGATCGAGCTCAACAGCGCCAAACTCGGCGAACGGCTCTCGGCGAGGTAG
- a CDS encoding LysR family transcriptional regulator substrate-binding protein, producing the protein MGEAAHCRLRCPALPSRAAPDPATDIARLAIPEVVDGALRRKLAAAATDAGVDIDVSQMTSADMSHQLTDGKIDLALSYSDAADQPQLTAVTVATQRLGIVTDVNNFPGRSTLTLADLRDYLYIRGPAHWEFPQVRAAIETLRRAGVRDKPGRRFNGITSILVGLRQTRGITLCPISADLLNVGDPPEFVIIPIEDLVVDLEVFLLWRTDNSHGESVARRLLRNMNSIENRPDDRTFRT; encoded by the coding sequence GTGGGCGAGGCAGCTCATTGCCGACTTCGATGCCCTGCCCTGCCCTCCCGCGCCGCCCCCGACCCGGCGACGGATATCGCACGCCTGGCCATACCGGAGGTTGTCGACGGCGCGCTGCGCCGCAAGCTGGCGGCCGCCGCGACCGATGCCGGTGTCGACATCGACGTATCCCAGATGACTTCGGCGGACATGTCACACCAGCTGACGGACGGCAAAATCGACTTGGCGCTCTCCTATTCGGACGCCGCGGATCAGCCACAGCTCACCGCCGTAACCGTGGCAACGCAACGACTGGGCATCGTGACAGACGTCAATAATTTCCCCGGGCGCAGCACGCTGACGCTGGCCGATCTACGCGATTATCTCTACATACGCGGACCGGCCCATTGGGAATTCCCCCAGGTTCGGGCCGCCATCGAAACGCTGCGACGAGCCGGAGTACGCGATAAACCCGGCCGGCGATTCAACGGTATAACCAGTATCCTCGTCGGCTTGCGTCAGACCCGGGGAATCACGCTCTGCCCGATATCCGCCGATCTGCTCAATGTCGGCGATCCACCCGAATTCGTAATAATTCCGATCGAAGATCTCGTGGTCGACCTCGAGGTGTTTCTTTTATGGCGAACCGATAATTCACACGGTGAGTCCGTGGCACGCAGACTGCTGCGGAATATGAATTCGATCGAGAATCGACCCGATGACCGGACATTCCGCACCTGA
- a CDS encoding TetR/AcrR family transcriptional regulator — MTTPTDQRIRAAAVRLFTEKGTDSVTLSELAQEANVARGTLYRNIGSMDTLFERVVADLGENMHRRVAKTFADIDDPAARLATGIRLWVRYAHDHPQLGRFAVKFGLTAESLRIMMTGPPAADIHAGVEAGRYAITAAEIPTVISLVLGATISAMWMVLDGHQTWRTAGSATAELVLRATGIDPAEARQLSTVELPDLPTD, encoded by the coding sequence ATGACAACTCCGACCGACCAACGGATACGTGCCGCCGCAGTGCGCCTATTCACCGAAAAAGGCACCGACAGCGTCACTCTGAGCGAACTGGCCCAGGAAGCCAACGTCGCGCGAGGCACCCTCTACCGCAATATCGGCTCGATGGACACGCTGTTCGAACGCGTCGTCGCCGACCTCGGCGAGAACATGCATCGTCGCGTCGCCAAAACCTTCGCCGATATCGACGATCCGGCTGCACGGCTGGCCACCGGCATCCGGCTCTGGGTGCGTTACGCCCACGACCACCCGCAATTGGGCCGATTCGCCGTGAAATTCGGACTCACCGCCGAATCGCTGCGCATTATGATGACGGGCCCGCCCGCCGCAGACATTCACGCCGGCGTCGAGGCAGGCCGCTACGCCATCACGGCCGCGGAAATCCCCACCGTCATCTCGCTCGTCCTCGGCGCCACCATCAGCGCGATGTGGATGGTCCTGGACGGCCACCAAACCTGGCGCACCGCCGGATCCGCCACCGCCGAACTCGTCCTGCGCGCCACGGGAATCGACCCTGCCGAAGCACGACAACTCAGCACCGTCGAACTACCCGATCTGCCGACCGACTGA